The genomic segment GAAATCTTGCAGAGCAATCTGCTGAAGCAGTAAACAATACTTCTAAGATTATAAAGAATTCATTACATGTAGTAGCTAATGGAGAAAAGCTGGCTACAGAGACTGCCGCTGCACTAGATATAATAGTAAAAAATGTTGATGATACAACTAATTTAGTGAAAGAAATAGCTGTAGCCTCTGAAGACCAAACTAAAGCTATAACTGAAATGACTAGTAAGGTTGATCAAATTTCTCAAGTAGTCCAAACTAATTCTGCAACAGCAGAAGAACTAGCAGCATCTACAGAAGAACTAGCTTCTCAATCTCAAATAATAAAAACTGAAATATTAAAATATACACTAAAAAATAAATAACAACTTTTGATCTTTTAAATCTCAATATTTATTTGAAGTCAAAGAATTAGAATGTAAAAATTCTTTGACTTCAATATAAAAAGCTATATTATATCTCCGTCATTGTCATAACGCCATGATAAAACTGCTTTATTTAAACGTTAAAGCGCAATCATATAATTTCTTTTTATTTCTGTTCTTCTAAAACTCTATAGATTGCTTTTGCTACCCCTAAATTGTCATTTGTATCAGTTATATATTTTGCTATTTCTTTTATTTCAGGAATAGCATTTCCCATAGCAACTGATTCTTTGAATTCTGTAAACATAGAATAATCGTTAAAACTATCTCCTAGTACCAAAACTTCATCTCTTTCAAATCCCATTTTTTCAGCTACTTTTGCAAGTATAATGCCCTTTTGAGCAGTTATATCTGTAATCTCTATATTATCCCTGAATGAAGATGAAACGGCAATTCCTTTCAATTCTCCAATAACTTTTTTCATTTTATTTATAAGCTCTATATCTTTATGGAAAGCTACAAACTTTCTAATTTCTATACCACTGCTTAAAAATTTATCCAAATCAGAAATGTAATTAAGTTGAACAAAATATGGTTGAACTTTGGCAAGTTCAAAGGCTTCTTCTGGAGTGAGCTCGGGATTAAAGGATAACGTTCTATATGCCATTTCCTTTAAAGCTTCCTCTTTGGTATCTGTAGTATATATTCCTTTGTTTGTAAATATTCTTGCAGATACTTTTTCTCTTTGAAGTATATTTATAATTTTAGTTGCAGTTTCTAGTTCTATATTTATCTCTTCTAGAATATTTCCATCCTCATCTCTATACTCTGCTCCATTCATAAGTACACATTGACATCTTATATTATTTTCCATCAAAAGAGGTTTAACAGTATCATATTCCCTTCCTGTTGAAATTGCAAATATAATTCCTGCCTTCTCAGCGCTCTTAATAGCAGATACGGTCTCTTTATCTATTTTATGTTTTGTATTCAACAGTGTCCCATCCATATCTGATGCAATAAGTTTTATCATTTGGGATCATCTCCTCGCTATTTTATTAAATTTCTCATACCTTAATATTATAACAAAGTTTATTCAATTGTAAAAATAAGCAACATGATTTCACTTTTATCAATATCTACTTAAAAATAGGTTTTATTGATTCCTAACTTTTATTTGGCATCTTTTCTATTTATCAAACTTATAACAAAAAAGCCTACCCTTTATATAATACAAAGTGCAAGCTTTTTTATTCACACAAAATAATTGAAATTATTAACTATATAAATTGCTAATTCATACAAAGAAATATGATATCTATATTAATTTAAGCTTATTTAAATACTTGATTTATTACAATTTTAAATATATGTTTTATATAATAAATCTACTTTTAAAGCCCCATCAAGCCAAGTATTCAATTAAGATAATAATATAGACACTTATTTGCAACATCTATATAAATTTACTAGTAAAACATATAACATTAAATTATTTAGTTAATACTGGTCAAGCTTATCAATTTCATATTTTTATAGTTAAATTTCTCTACAGAAATATCAAATACTATTCCACTACTTAAAAATATAGTATTATTTAAAACTAAAGCTGGGTCATCTTTTTCCAAGTTCAAAAAACTTGCTTCTTCTTCAGTTAATTTTTCAGAAGTTATTATCCTATCCGCAAATCCTATTTTTAATTTTAAATCATTTGTAATGTAATCAAATATAGACTTACTACATATTTCTTCATTCAAATAAGGAATAATATCTTTATTATAGTAAGATTCCTCTATTTCAATTGGATCTCCATTTAAATATCTTACTCTTTTAACATAATATATCTTTGTGCCAATATCACATTTCATTCTATCTGATAATTTTTCATCTGCATTAATTAACGAAAATTCAGCAACCTTACTTTCAAACTTTTCCTTAGAATATTGTTTTGATAAACCATTTATATCTCTTATTTGAGCGCAGCCATTTTTTGCAAACTCCCTTAAAAATATCCCACTGCCTTGTACTCTATAAACATAACCTTTACTCACTAATATTTCTATAGCTTTTCTTATAGTATTTTTACTAACATTAAATTTTTTTATCAGTTCCTCTTCTGTAGGAAGTTTTTTACTCAAACTATATTTATCTTCCAACATTTCTTTTTCTAAAATATTAACAACCATTTCATACTTTGTTTGCATCTCTGTAATTCCTCGCTTTATTTTAAATAAGTATTTTTACTAATATCTTCTTCTAATTCGTAAAACGTTAATCCTAATCTATAAAATTTCTAAAAACAATAAAAACTGTTATATCAAATATTAAACCCAATATTTCCTTTTTCATTTTCACTCGAAATATTGGGTTTAATACTTGATAATTCCCTTTAATGAATATCATTATCACATAAATTCACTTTTCTCTTCTTAATAATTTATTTATATATTACATTTTTTACTTATTAGTATTTAAACTTTATATCTATTGATTCCTCCACCTCGCGGGATAATTTAACTATTCTTATAATTCGTTGGCATGATTTATTATATAATATAAGGCACCCTTTGTAAAGGTTTAAACAACTTGTTTAAAGCGCACAAAATAATAATTCAAATAGTATATAAGTTGAATAATAATCTTATATTAATACTAATTATATACGCTTAGCCGTTAATAATATAGATAAATCTTTAACTCAACTTATATAGAACTGCTAATTATTTTGTATAATCAGCAGTTCCTACTCAACTTATGTACTATGTATATTTATATTAACAATATACTATTCAAAATATTAATTTGAAAAAGTCTGAGTTCCCATATATTTATCATTACCACTAATTACACCTATACCAACCTTAGTGTAAGAAGGATTCATCATATTTGCCTTATGCCCCGGCGAATTCCACCACTGATTGAATAATTCAACTGGTTCATAATTATTGTATGCTATGTTTTCTCCCGTTGTAGTATATTCATAATTAATTGCTTTCAGCCAGCTTGTCCAATTATTGCCCTCTGGAGTAGTATGGTCAAAATAATTGTATTGTATCATATGATTGCTTTTATATCTAGCTATTTGAACCAATTCATTATCTATGACTAATGGGTTTAAACCTGCCTCAGTTCTTTTTTCATTCATTAACTCAAAAATTTTATTTTCTGCCATTGCTTGTATACTTATAGAATAGCTTTTTGGTAATTGAGGAAGTCCATTTATATCAACGGTATCATTATCTGCTGAATTATAGGCACTAGCTTGTCCACTATATCCTGAATTACTAAAAAGTTGGCTTGAGCTATTTGATGATTCTATTAATTTGCCTGATTCATCAAAGTAATAAATCTTCCCCGCAATATTTTGAATACCTGTTTGCATTGCTCCATTACTATTCATATAATACCACTTATTATTATCTTGAATCCAACCTATTTGCATCACTCCACTATTGTTAAAATAATACCAGATTCCATTGATATTATTCCAACCTTCTTGCATTACTCCTGAATTATTTAAGTAATACCAGTTTCCTTTGTCATAAGTCCAATCTGTTTTCATTCTTCCGCTTTCATTAAAATAATACCATTCATTTGAAATATTCTTCCATCCTTTAGCTACCTTGTTTCCTTCTTTATAGCTCCATGTTCTATCATCATTCTGAGTCCATTCCGCAGATGCTTTTAACGGTGATAGTGTAGCAATTGTTGCAGCCACAATAACTGCACTTGTCATTTTTGTAAAAAAAGTTTTCTTCATTAGTTTTCCTCTTTTCTTTTGTTATTCTGTTATCTTACATATCGTTAGTAT from the Clostridium beijerinckii genome contains:
- a CDS encoding Cof-type HAD-IIB family hydrolase; protein product: MIKLIASDMDGTLLNTKHKIDKETVSAIKSAEKAGIIFAISTGREYDTVKPLLMENNIRCQCVLMNGAEYRDEDGNILEEINIELETATKIINILQREKVSARIFTNKGIYTTDTKEEALKEMAYRTLSFNPELTPEEAFELAKVQPYFVQLNYISDLDKFLSSGIEIRKFVAFHKDIELINKMKKVIGELKGIAVSSSFRDNIEITDITAQKGIILAKVAEKMGFERDEVLVLGDSFNDYSMFTEFKESVAMGNAIPEIKEIAKYITDTNDNLGVAKAIYRVLEEQK
- a CDS encoding GntR family transcriptional regulator, whose translation is MQTKYEMVVNILEKEMLEDKYSLSKKLPTEEELIKKFNVSKNTIRKAIEILVSKGYVYRVQGSGIFLREFAKNGCAQIRDINGLSKQYSKEKFESKVAEFSLINADEKLSDRMKCDIGTKIYYVKRVRYLNGDPIEIEESYYNKDIIPYLNEEICSKSIFDYITNDLKLKIGFADRIITSEKLTEEEASFLNLEKDDPALVLNNTIFLSSGIVFDISVEKFNYKNMKLISLTSIN
- a CDS encoding CAP domain-containing protein, which gives rise to MKKTFFTKMTSAVIVAATIATLSPLKASAEWTQNDDRTWSYKEGNKVAKGWKNISNEWYYFNESGRMKTDWTYDKGNWYYLNNSGVMQEGWNNINGIWYYFNNSGVMQIGWIQDNNKWYYMNSNGAMQTGIQNIAGKIYYFDESGKLIESSNSSSQLFSNSGYSGQASAYNSADNDTVDINGLPQLPKSYSISIQAMAENKIFELMNEKRTEAGLNPLVIDNELVQIARYKSNHMIQYNYFDHTTPEGNNWTSWLKAINYEYTTTGENIAYNNYEPVELFNQWWNSPGHKANMMNPSYTKVGIGVISGNDKYMGTQTFSN